A DNA window from Fragaria vesca subsp. vesca linkage group LG3, FraVesHawaii_1.0, whole genome shotgun sequence contains the following coding sequences:
- the LOC101314349 gene encoding uncharacterized protein LOC101314349 — translation MRLAKLEWSHCFWRSLLSVSPGTKLPLILNVGHVLSFLIIDPILCSLILLKKSILHLGVSARFMISLYMYIESIRFSITAFVKMVVDKSKGKATELELPMCGTEAALRYVADACPLLRALTFVDDLVIFKHSQILPEVIGKWKFLEKFFLGGSLILTVEHVNDGRYFCKYFQELLAPETPSCYNVLERIIVQIGTHCKQFRFLNLILIHLLQVEALAIVNFLPHLRTILAGRCIMERDSVLTVVRGCKELDIFYAKECAGFAQDDEEIYKLARQTVFT, via the exons ATGCGTTTAGCAAAGCTGGAATGGAGTCACTGCTTTTGGCGGTCCCTTTTGTCTGTAAGTCCTGGCACAAAGCTGCCCTTAATCCTAAATGTTGGACATGTCTTGAGTTTCCTGATCATAGACCCTATCCTGTGTTCGTTAATACTGTTGAAGAAATCGATACTCCACCTCGGAGTTTCGGCACGTTTTATGATAAGTTTATACATGTATATCGAATCGATAAGATTCTCGATCACTGCGTTTGTAAAGATGGTGGTTGATAAGAGCAAAGGGAAGGCTACGGAACTCGAGCTACCCATGTGTGGTACAGAAGCAGCTCTGAGATATGTTGCAGATGCGTGTCCTCTGCTCAGAGCCTTGACGTTTGTCGATGATCTGGTGATTTTCAAGCATTCTCAGATTCTCCCGGAAGTGATTGGGAAATGGAAGTTTTTGGAGAAATTTTTTTTGGGGGGCAGCTTGATACTCACTGTCGAGCATGTAAACGATGGAAGGTACTTCTGTAAATATTTTCAGGAGTTGTTGGCACCGGAAACTCCGAGCTGCTATAATGTTTTGGAGAGGATTATAGTGCAGATCGGCACTCACTGCAAGCAGTTTAGGTTCTTGAATCTTATACTAATCCATCTGCTTCAAGTTGAAGCATTGGCAATTGTGAACTTTCTGCCACACCTTCGGACCATATTAGCAGGCAGGTGCATCATGGAAAGGGATAGCGTTCTCACAGTAGTTCGGGGATGCAAAGAGCTTGATATTTTTTATGCCAAGGAATGTGCAGGCTTTGCACAGGATGATGAAGAAATTTACAAGCTTGCTCGCCAGACTG TTTTCACATAG
- the LOC101299164 gene encoding KH domain-containing protein At4g18375-like has protein sequence MLIPASAAGKVIGKGGANIANIRKISGAMIEIPESKSSRGDRIAHISGTAEQKRTAENLIQAFIMAP, from the exons ATGCTCATTCCTGCCAGTGCAGCAGGTAAGGTGATCGGCAAAGGAGGGGCAAATATTGCTAACATTCGGAAG ATATCAGGAGCAATGATAGAGATTCCCGAGTCCAAATCTTCCCGGGGTGATCGTATTGCTCATATTTCTGGCACAGCTGAACAGAAGCGGACAGCAGAGAACTTGATCCAGGCATTTATAATGGCCCCTTAA